In Gossypium arboreum isolate Shixiya-1 chromosome 3, ASM2569848v2, whole genome shotgun sequence, the sequence ATGTACAAGGACAAAATTCAATCTAACTCCTAGTATAAGGGTGTTCATAGTACTTTTACCATACAATGTGCAGTTAAGTTTTGTGGCCTATATATGATGGATCTTACTGGTTAATTCATTGTCTGCAACTGTGTCTTTATGCAAATGCATGCAGATTATTGAACAATTATCAGTTCATGTAAGGACTCTTCTTCTTGGTTTAGCACTAATTTGTAGACGTGTTTATGTGATAGGGCGATCGTACGCTTGCCGATTACATGAAAGATCGTAGCTTCCCTTTAAACATAGAGTCTGTAATGTTCGGACGTGTACTACAAGGAGTCGAATCCGTTAAACGGAACGCATTAATCATCAAGCAAATATTACGCCAGATTATTACTTCGCTTAAGAAAATCCATGACACGGGTATTGTTCATCGTGATGTAAAACCGGCCAACATAGTGGTGACAAAACGTGGACAGATTAAACTCATAGATTTCGGTGCAGCAACTGACCTTCGCATTGGTAAAAACTATGTACCAAACCGTGGACTGCTTGATCCCGATTATTGTCCCCCGGAACTATATGTCCTACCGGAAGAAACACCGAGTCCTCCTCCCGAGCCAATTGCTGCTCTTCTTTCCCCAATTTTGTGGCAGGTACGAGCACCTTCCTTGGTTAATGCTTCCATGAGCTGCATATATTTGTAATGTGTTTCACAGTGGTAAATGGTAACCATTGTTGCAGCTCAACAGTCCGGATCTATTCGATATGTATTCGGCCGGCATTGTACTACTACAAATGGCAATACCTTCACTAAGATCACCAGCATATTTAAAGAACTTCAATTCAGAAATAAAAGCAGTTCAATATGATTTGAACAAATGGAGGGAGAGAACACGGTTAAGGCCGGATTTTACGATTTTGGATCTGGAGTCTGGTAGAGGATGGGATTTAGCAACAAAACTGATATCAGAAAGAGGTTCCCTTAGAAGGGGTCGTTTATCTGCTGCTGCTGCTTTAAGGCATCCTTACTTTTTGTTGGGTGGTGACCAGGCAGCTGCTGTTCTTTCGAAATTCGGGTTTTGAGTGAGTAAAAATCTTTGCCCCCGTCTATATGATCTTTGCTGCTAGCCTTCAACTTCTCCCTGCAGCTGTTTACAGTTAAATTGTTGATATAATTTTTAATAGCTGATTCAATATTACAATTCATGCATTTCAATCCTACAAGCTGATTAATTGACAAACCATATGCTTGTTTTGAGCTTCATTTATGGCTTGTTCTAAATACCATCATACACAGAGCAATGAAAATGGGGGATAACTACCGCTAAAACTGCTTCTAAAACCTCCAATCCCATATTCAATGTCGTATATGTTAAAAGCAGGTATTGTATCCACGTGAACCACAGATGCTAATCCATCCAAACAAATGCTTATAGttataaattattagtaaatttatgttttagtcacttaattttaagaagttacaaaatgatcattaaactatttaaaaatttttatttaagtcattgagttgttaatatttttttttatttaaaaaggtTTGTTTAGCAAGCTTTTTGCAACGatctgatgatgatgatgatgatcggTATAGTGGATTATTACTTATCGATAAATCGAAAAACATACTATAGGTCAGTTGATCTAAAGAAAAAAGTTATTTGGACTTTAATCGTAGATTTGTAATATTCAAAGCTATTTCACgaaaaaattttgaattctagAAAATAAGGGGAATGAAAACTTTCGATTGGTGCAGACATTGAGAACAAAGAAAGTCATACAATAGCTATTTTAATAGttaaatgacttaaatgaaaacttttaaatagtttaataATCATTTTGTAACTATTTAAAGTCTTACTAATAGCTTAGTAACAATAGGTGTAATTTACCTTTTATAAAGcaacaaatattattttaattatttttatatttatatataaaattttaaaaatacgatattatttaaattcaaaacattaaaattacctcttttaactaaaaattatatttaattttatatcatttttataataataaaataaatatataaattttggcaTTTGAAGTTCACttcaaagtttaatttggtatttaattttttatctaaTTAAGTACTTGAACTTAATTTTAagtttcaatttagttcctaaaatttattttggttcaattaggtatctaaatttggtttttgacattttagtctaaATTAGTACTTAATTATTTACATTAATTAGCCAAATTTAGACCcaaaaaaaatattgaataccAAATGGAAGCTTGAAGTGAAGTTGGggtatcaaaatatatatttatgctAAAAATTAATATATCCTAATTGTCCTAATTATTGAGTTTTGAGTGGGGACATGACCGTGTCAGACTCTGACATGTGTGCAAGAATAATAAGATCCGGAACCCTAATTCACAATTCCTCTTTCTCTGTCTCTGAGTTTTGAATCTAGGGATTTGCGGGTGGAGAAGACTAGAGCTCATCTCTCTGCTTCAAAGTTTGTTCCTTTATTCCTTTCAAACCCTTTCCTTTTTTTAACTTGATTTCATTTTCTCagatttgttcttttttttttttctctctctccagGCTCCTGTCCGGGTAGAATTCTCTTCTTCCTTTGTGTTCTTTGTTGTTCAATCGCCATGGCTTCAAAGCGGATTTTGAAGGAACTCAAGGATTTGCAGAAAGATCCACCCACTTCTTGTAGTGCTGGTAACGTTTCATTTTATCTCTATCTCATCCTCTGAAATTTCATTGTTTTTCAATTGCGTGCTTAATTTAGCATATGAATATAATCGATTTAATTCCAAGTTCCAAACTTGATTTGCTTTTAGAACTCTCTCTTTATATAAATACTAGcttgcctttatttttttttgCTGAAAGTGAAAACCTGTAACCATGAAAAAAGTTTCAAGTCCCTTCCTTTAAAACCTTGACTTTCATGTGGATTTGATTTGCAAGCTTTTAGGTTCTTATTTATTATTGGTAAAAGTACTGGTGGCTCTGTCCTAAGAGtttgattgcattttgtcccATATTTACTCCAAAAATGATAAATTAGTTCCTataagtttgaaaattttcattcatttctactgttaaaaattacTCCTTGTATATCAACATAAGATGCACGTGACACGCATGTATCAATGTTTGCTTATTTTGATAGCCATGTCAGTTTTTAACGATACAAATGGATGCAGATTTTAacaaaaaagatcaatttgctctttgatctaatatatagggactaatttgttcattttttagCAGAGGGAGCAAAATGCAATCTGAATTTTAATACAGGAGCCTCCATGGTACTTATCCCTATTATTAATAATGAATAAAAAGCTTTTGTTGACTTGTTGGGTATAGTTAAGTGGTATTTAAGCACTCACCCACTTGGGGTGGTTGTGGATTATATGATTCATTGCCATTtcttattattatgattatcaaTGAATGTTACCTTTTGGATGCTTGCATTGTCTATAATAGGTCCAGTAGCTGAAGACATGTTTCATTGGCAAGCAACAATCATGGGACCCTCAGATAGCCCTTATGCTGGAGGTGTGTTTTTAGTTACTATCCATTTCCCTCCAGACTATCCTTTCAAGCCTCCTAAGGTAATATATTTCACCTGCAATGTTTTAATCCATGTGTGAAAGCATTGTTCGAGTGATGCATACTCTTTTCACGGATTTAGGTTGCGTTTAGGACCAAGGTCTTCCATCCCAACATCAACAGCAATGGAAGCATTTGTCTTGATATCCTCAAAGAACAATGGAGCCCTGCACTAACCATTTCCAAGGTTTGTCTTTACTCTTGCTAATATGATGGTAAATATAGTACAATATATGTCCGGAATCTCTATTTTGGCTGGCTATGGCATGCATTTCTTTCATACATGACTCGAAAATGAGTGTCAATTGGTTATTGGTTAGACTTATGCATGTACAAAATTTAAGTAATCCCTATGGTTACTTCCCGAGTTCAATTTATGTTTATGTATATCAATGATGATTGATATCAGAACATTAAGATGGGAATATGCACCAGCATAAGCCACATTCGATGATGAACCACTATGTTATTATTACAAACCCTTCCATGCATTGACTTATGCTGCGGCTTATTGGGATCTTTAAGTAATTCTATTCAAAATCAATAGAGCTTGTCTGAAAATAGGCAAACAATATGGAAAAACTAACACAAGTGCAAAACCAGGTTCTGCTCTCAATCTGCTCGTTGCTGACCGATCCAAACCCTGATGACCCTCTTGTTCCGGAGATTGCTCACATGTATAAGACCGATCGGGCCAAGTATGAAGCCACTGCTCGTAGCTGGACCCAGAAGTATGCCATGGGATGACAGTGGTTGGTGTGTAATACCTATCAGCTTTCTTATGTGTTTTGGGGAAGGAAGGGGGTGTTTTTTCTTAAAGTAACTTGCCATTGTGCTTTGGATAAGGGAAAGATATGGAacattctttttatttatttcgcGCTTTATAACTTGTGTGAAACCCTTGTTTCGTTCAATGTCAAAGTCGCTGTGAAACCCTTTGTTTCGTTCAATGTAACAAAAAAGCCTTTAGTTCTACACTGCATAACTTAATGCTTGGTATTGACCTTTGTGGAAGGTAAGTTGGGGTTCTTTTTATAAGAAATGTGCCTTTGATGCCATTTCATGAAAGCTATATGAAAATGGACGACTATATGCTGTGCAGTACAGGCTCTTTGGTTTTGATGCTGAAAGCTTTGCTTTATGGACATCTCcctttactattactattattatggCTATGGCGAATGACAATTGGGGATAGAACCCCTCACCTCATGCCTCATGGTTGGCACAAAACCATTATTCCAACAATTATCAAAAACTATTATAGACAACTAGAATAATTATTTGATACACTTGTCACCGTTTTATTATAGAGTAATTATTTGATGCATAATTTGATGTGTTTTTAGATTTCACAAACACGATTAAAAATGTGACAAGTTTTCTGTTTATTTATGTGTAATATAATTCTTGAAGAAGTATTAAATTGATACTAAAATTGAGAAGTTATACATGATTTATAAATCATGAAAGATAAAATTCTGTGTTTACCTTTTTAAGTTATAAATATATGGATATTTTATTTGTTGAGTTTTGACTTTTAAGCTATAACTAACTTATGGAacttattattttgatgttaataAAACCTTACTGCTAAAGCTGGTAGTATCCCCCAATCCCACATTCAATCTAGTGATGATAACAATGTTGTGCAAGTTGAAAAAGCAAGTATTGTATAGTAAAATTATCATACATTTTATACAAGGAGCgatatttcattttgttttttttatttaaaaaatagataaattaattattatatgttaaatcaaaTAACAAGACGGTTAAAATTTGATATAGTTGACAAATAACTAAATAATGGCACATGCATATGTGCCTCATCCTGACATACAAGAACTAATTTTAAAAACTGGGAGTTAGAAGATAGTGTCTTGTAAAACAAGAGATAGGTACTGACATGTCACATACATGTGCCTTATGTTGACATACAAAGATAACCTCAATGTTGAAACAGAAGAGCATACTGCATAGCCATGATCGACAACAAACCCGTTCCCCTTTGTCTCCACCATTGGCATATATATGCTACTACTTGAACTTGAACGTAAGAAAAGTGCGATAAAAAGTAATATATGATCCTGGCCATACTGAAAATTATGacaaaaccattttcaaatataTGGTTACGTCATTTGCCATAgccataattaaaaaaaaaaaaagaaaagaaaatgagagagagagagatgtcCATAAAGCAAAGTTTTTATGATCAAAACCAAAGAGCCCGTACAGCACTGCATATTGTCCATTTCCATATAGCATTCATGAAATCGCAACAAAGCCATAAAGAACCCCAACTCACCTTGCACAAAGTTCAATACCCAGTATTAAGTTGAGCAGTATAGAACCAAAGACCTTTTTGTTACATTGAACGAAACAAAGGGTTTCACTGCAACTTCGAGAACGAAACAAGGGTTTCACACAAGTTATAAAGCgcggaataaataaaaagaatgTCCATATTTTCCCATATCCAAAGCACAATGACAAATTCCTTTTAAGAAAAAACACCCCCTCCCTTCCccaaaagaaaacataaaatggTTCGACACAGTTGACAACATAAGAAAGCCGATACGTATTACACACCACCAACTGTCATCCCATCGCATACTTCTGGGTCCAGCTACGAGCAGTGGCTTCATACTTGGCCCGATCGGTCTTATACATGTGAGCAATCTCCGGAACAAGAGGGTCATCAGGGTTTGGATCGGTCAGCAGTGAGCAGATTGAGAGCAGAACCTGGTTTGCACTTGTGTTAGTTTTTCCATATTGTTTGCCTATTTTCAGACAAGCTCTATTGATTTTGAATAGAATTACTTAAAGATCCCAATAAGCCGCAGCATAAGTCAATGCATGGAAGGGTTTGCATTTATAACATAGTGGTTCATCATCGAATGTGGTTCACGTTGGTGCATATTCCCATCTTAAATGTTCTGATATCAATCATCATTGATATACATAAACATAAATTGAACTCGGGAAGTAACCATAGTGATTACTTAAATTTTGTAAATGCATAAGTCTAACCTATAACCAATAGACACTCATTTTCGAGTCATGTATGAAAGAAATGCATGCCATAGCCAACCAAAATAGAGATTCTGGACATATATTGTACTATAATTACCATCATATTAGCAAGAGTAAAGACAAACCTTGGAAATGGTTAGTGCAGGGCTCCATTGTTCTTTGAGGATATCAAGACAAATGCTTCCATTGCTGTTGATGTTGGGATGGAAGACCTTGGTCCTAAATGCAACCTAAATCCGTGAAAAGAGTATGCATCACTCAAACAAACCTTTCACACAGGGATTAAAACATTGCAGGTGAAATATATTACCTTAGGAGGCTTGAAAGGATAATCTGGAGGGAAATGGATAGTAACTAAAAACACACCTCCAGCATAAGGGCTATCTGAGGGTCCCATGATTGTTGCTTGCCAATGAAACATGTCTTCAGCTACTGGACCTGTTATAGACAATGCAAGCATCCAAAAGGTAACATTCAttgataatcataataataagaAATGGCAATGAATCATATAATCCATAACCACCCCAAGTGGATGAGTGCTTAGATACCACTTAACTATACCCAACAAGTCAACAAAAGCTTTTTATTCATTATTAATAATAGGTATAAGTACCAtggcaaattaatttttttgttaaaatttttatccaATTGCATGGTAAACTGAGGTGGCTGACAGAATAGCCAAACAGTGACACATGCTGTGTTAGactaatttttaacaatagaaatgaatgaaaatttctaaaatttaccttggacaaaatgcaatcaactCTTAGTGGAGAGCCACCATGGTATTTTTACCAATAATAAATAAGAACCTAAAAGCTTGCAAATCACATCCACATGAAAGTCAAGGTTCTAAAGGAAGGGACTTGAAACTTTGTTCATGGTAAAAGGCTTTCACTTTCAGCAAAAAACCCCGAGTGGATAAAGGCAAGCTAgtgtatgcaaaaaaaaaaaaaatatatatatatatatagttctaAAAGCAAATCAAGTTTGGAACTTGGAATTAAATCGATAATATTCATAAGCTAAATTAAGCACGCAATTTGAAAAACAATGAAATTTCAGAGGATAGGATAGAGACATAATGAAACGTTACCAGCACT encodes:
- the LOC108476341 gene encoding ubiquitin-conjugating enzyme E2 28; translated protein: MASKRILKELKDLQKDPPTSCSAGPVAEDMFHWQATIMGPSDSPYAGGVFLVTIHFPPDYPFKPPKVAFRTKVFHPNINSNGSICLDILKEQWSPALTISKVLLSICSLLTDPNPDDPLVPEIAHMYKTDRAKYEATARSWTQKYAMG
- the LOC108476244 gene encoding ubiquitin-conjugating enzyme E2 28 codes for the protein MASKRILKELKDLQKDPPTSCSAGPVAEDMFHWQATIMGPSDSPYAGGVFLVTIHFPPDYPFKPPKVAFRTKVFHPNINSNGSICLDILKEQWSPALTISKVLLSICSLLTDPNPDDPLVPEIAHMYKTDRAKYEATARSWTQKYAMG
- the LOC108474885 gene encoding serine/threonine-protein kinase STN8, chloroplastic, with product MASLLCPTSATVQQNHRVLCFSPLKSLSQVNHLSLTKRHKNTTERCNAFDLLQQSLSQFPVVKSEFESVTGELNEVQKWGFIVFAGLTWIYLTARPGVLVGAIDAYLLAPLQLGLDSLIGRRSLKRSDFLVGDKLGEGSFGIVYSGVIIPKNASLEDRLPKRGKAKKALVDDDRFKEKVILKKVKVGVQGAEECGDYEEWFNYRLSRAAPETCAEFLGSFVADQTNSQFVKGGKWLVWKFEGDRTLADYMKDRSFPLNIESVMFGRVLQGVESVKRNALIIKQILRQIITSLKKIHDTGIVHRDVKPANIVVTKRGQIKLIDFGAATDLRIGKNYVPNRGLLDPDYCPPELYVLPEETPSPPPEPIAALLSPILWQLNSPDLFDMYSAGIVLLQMAIPSLRSPAYLKNFNSEIKAVQYDLNKWRERTRLRPDFTILDLESGRGWDLATKLISERGSLRRGRLSAAAALRHPYFLLGGDQAAAVLSKFGF